A portion of the Candidatus Binatia bacterium genome contains these proteins:
- a CDS encoding DUF2442 domain-containing protein produces the protein MQPSADPKTNRTPEVEPNIEHTVPWRVRSVTSLPDARLRVTFIDGTAGEVHMLSLLRNPKIDGTVFEALRDPSTFAQAQVVLGAIQWPNGADLAPDAMYDAIREHGVWILD, from the coding sequence ATGCAGCCGTCTGCAGACCCCAAAACCAATCGAACCCCTGAAGTAGAACCAAACATAGAACATACCGTCCCCTGGCGGGTGAGATCCGTAACTTCGTTGCCGGATGCCCGCTTGCGTGTGACTTTTATCGATGGCACGGCAGGCGAAGTCCACATGCTTTCGCTTCTCCGTAATCCGAAGATTGACGGGACCGTTTTCGAGGCCCTACGCGATCCGTCAACGTTTGCTCAAGCCCAAGTTGTGCTGGGCGCAATTCAGTGGCCGAATGGCGCAGATCTCGCTCCGGACGCGATGTATGACGCCATTCGCGAACACGGCGTCTGGATTCTGGATTGA
- a CDS encoding HEAT repeat domain-containing protein, translating to MNILVLALLPVFFLASAGEQVETVNNKPEVEFRNGRVSIKAEDVLLKDLLEEIGGKGGIEIELKDPKAAEKSVSLDVKNALPGRALGEILQGLNFAFFYSKTGLSRVVIVPPGTPIARGSGGRLGDGGNFTGGIQGKGKKPVEAERKTARDSAVDGKLATIEVLEQSEDPKSVDELGKMLTDQNAEVKSAALDALADKEGANVNQALRRGLNDPDPQFRVEVLEALAERGDLDSLRKALNDPNSDVKEAAADLLEDAKQQ from the coding sequence ATGAATATTCTAGTCTTGGCGCTGCTGCCGGTTTTTTTTCTCGCAAGCGCCGGCGAGCAGGTGGAGACCGTCAATAACAAGCCGGAGGTCGAATTCCGCAACGGCCGCGTGAGCATAAAAGCCGAGGACGTGTTGCTTAAGGACCTGCTCGAGGAAATCGGCGGCAAAGGCGGCATCGAGATCGAGCTCAAGGACCCCAAAGCGGCGGAGAAGAGTGTTTCACTCGACGTCAAAAACGCTCTCCCCGGTCGTGCTCTTGGAGAGATTTTGCAGGGCCTCAATTTCGCATTTTTTTATTCCAAAACGGGTTTGTCGCGGGTCGTGATCGTGCCCCCCGGAACTCCGATCGCCAGAGGTTCCGGCGGGCGGCTGGGCGACGGAGGAAACTTCACCGGGGGTATCCAAGGCAAGGGCAAGAAGCCGGTGGAAGCCGAGCGCAAGACCGCCAGGGACAGCGCTGTTGATGGCAAACTTGCGACGATCGAAGTGTTGGAGCAATCGGAAGATCCCAAAAGCGTCGATGAATTGGGCAAAATGCTGACGGATCAAAACGCCGAGGTAAAATCGGCGGCGCTCGACGCGCTGGCGGACAAAGAGGGGGCCAACGTCAACCAGGCCTTGCGACGAGGTTTGAACGATCCCGATCCGCAGTTTCGAGTCGAAGTCCTCGAAGCTTTGGCCGAGCGCGGCGACCTCGACTCGCTGCGTAAGGCCTTGAACGACCCTAACTCGGACGTAAAGGAGGCGGCGGCGGATCTTTTGGAGGATGCCAAGCAGCAATAG
- a CDS encoding DUF4160 domain-containing protein — MPTISVFYGIVIQMFWQDHAPPHFHALYAEHEALIDLRNLSVIRGSLPRTAMALVLEWAAAHRNELMEDWNLCSRLQTPKPIEPLK; from the coding sequence ATGCCGACGATCAGCGTATTCTATGGTATAGTGATTCAAATGTTCTGGCAGGATCATGCGCCGCCCCACTTTCATGCTCTCTATGCCGAGCACGAAGCGCTGATTGACCTGCGAAACCTTAGCGTCATCCGGGGCTCTTTGCCGCGTACAGCAATGGCGTTAGTATTGGAATGGGCCGCCGCTCATCGCAATGAGCTAATGGAGGACTGGAATCTATGCAGCCGTCTGCAGACCCCAAAACCAATCGAACCCCTGAAGTAG
- a CDS encoding amidohydrolase family protein: MQESTSAGNGHEILISADSHVMEPHDLWEKRVPESMRETAPHFEPIPVGQSFQRHPGGQDPNARIKEMETDGLSAEVLYPTLALSLFALDDARMQEACFRVYNDWLIDYCKVAPKRLVGSAAISLYDADYGLKEMVRCKKEGLKGVTIWQVPHPDLPFHSSHYDKFWAAAEELEMPISLHILTGHSYFKDPNRRKGVEHYRGSVNLKLLDNANALFELIFYGILDRHPKLKIVVVEAEIGWLPFLLQQWDYYYRRFRDRNPPPINQDPSEYFKRQVYATFFNDSVGGRCLDWWGADNCMWSNDFPHENSTWPNSRKVIQRDLGYLPAEKRAKLVCTNVAKLYNLEIPPA, encoded by the coding sequence ATGCAAGAGAGCACAAGCGCCGGCAATGGCCATGAAATTTTGATCTCCGCCGACTCCCATGTAATGGAGCCGCACGACTTATGGGAGAAGCGCGTGCCGGAATCAATGCGGGAGACCGCGCCCCATTTCGAACCCATTCCCGTCGGCCAAAGTTTTCAACGACATCCGGGCGGCCAGGACCCGAACGCGCGCATCAAAGAGATGGAAACGGACGGCCTTTCTGCGGAGGTCCTCTATCCAACGCTCGCCTTGAGCCTCTTCGCCCTCGACGACGCCCGCATGCAGGAAGCCTGCTTTCGCGTCTACAACGACTGGCTGATCGACTACTGTAAAGTCGCGCCTAAGCGTCTGGTAGGAAGCGCCGCGATCTCTCTATACGACGCGGATTACGGATTGAAAGAGATGGTCCGCTGCAAGAAAGAAGGCTTGAAGGGAGTCACGATCTGGCAGGTGCCGCATCCCGACCTGCCCTTCCATTCGAGCCACTACGACAAGTTCTGGGCCGCCGCCGAGGAGCTGGAGATGCCGATCAGCCTGCACATTCTAACGGGCCACAGCTATTTCAAAGATCCCAATCGCCGGAAAGGCGTGGAGCACTATCGCGGCAGCGTCAACTTGAAGCTCCTCGACAACGCCAACGCGCTGTTCGAATTGATTTTCTACGGCATCCTTGACCGTCATCCCAAGCTCAAGATCGTCGTCGTCGAGGCCGAGATCGGTTGGCTGCCGTTCCTCTTGCAGCAGTGGGATTACTACTACCGACGCTTCCGCGATCGCAATCCACCGCCCATCAACCAGGACCCGAGCGAATACTTCAAGCGCCAGGTTTACGCCACATTCTTCAACGACTCGGTCGGCGGGCGCTGCCTGGATTGGTGGGGGGCGGACAACTGCATGTGGTCGAACGATTTTCCGCACGAAAACTCGACCTGGCCCAACTCGCGCAAAGTGATACAGCGCGACCTGGGTTACCTTCCGGCGGAGAAGCGCGCGAAGCTCGTGTGCACGAACGTAGCGAAGCTGTATAACTTGGAGATTCCTCCGGCGTAA
- a CDS encoding amidohydrolase family protein produces the protein MASLIDWHSHHTPPELAEDFVRLTGKAPYADKYDSPDFAARVRELDSAGIDVQLICQGAGIYADRFPAEQAMAIARKSNDVIADRIAPHRDRLFGVMTVSLKDVAGSIREMERNAGKGFRAILLYPKTDGQFMLDSPEAEPLFQRISELKLPIFLHGATAANDPTLKRLEDEGAGVVYSVIADAAVCECAVRMIASGLFDRHPDLKIVIRTGGGGLPLLLHRLFWKHKGPKGEQCYSDILLEHFWIDTAGVDPRTLRFLLDTLGENRIVFGSDYCGGLGALEKALPVIEDQPDPARIKAITERTSRNLLGL, from the coding sequence ATGGCTTCGTTGATCGATTGGCACTCGCACCATACGCCGCCGGAGCTTGCCGAGGATTTTGTCAGGCTCACTGGCAAGGCGCCGTACGCCGACAAGTATGACTCGCCTGACTTCGCTGCGCGCGTCCGCGAGCTGGACAGCGCCGGCATCGACGTTCAGCTCATCTGCCAGGGCGCGGGGATTTACGCCGATCGCTTCCCCGCGGAGCAGGCGATGGCGATCGCGCGGAAGTCCAACGACGTCATCGCGGATCGGATCGCGCCACACCGCGACCGCCTTTTTGGCGTGATGACGGTTTCCTTGAAAGACGTTGCCGGTTCTATCCGAGAGATGGAGCGCAACGCGGGCAAAGGCTTTCGCGCAATATTGCTTTATCCGAAAACGGACGGCCAATTCATGTTGGACTCGCCGGAGGCGGAGCCGCTGTTTCAGAGGATCTCCGAATTGAAGCTTCCCATCTTTCTTCACGGCGCGACCGCGGCGAACGATCCGACTCTCAAGCGGCTGGAAGACGAAGGCGCCGGCGTCGTCTACAGCGTCATCGCCGACGCCGCGGTGTGCGAGTGCGCCGTGCGCATGATCGCCAGCGGACTCTTCGATCGACATCCGGACTTGAAGATCGTCATCAGGACCGGCGGCGGCGGGCTCCCGCTCCTCCTTCACCGTCTATTTTGGAAGCACAAAGGACCCAAGGGCGAACAGTGTTACTCGGATATTTTACTCGAGCACTTTTGGATCGACACCGCCGGCGTGGACCCGCGCACGCTCAGATTTCTCCTCGATACACTGGGAGAAAATCGGATCGTTTTCGGCTCCGACTACTGCGGCGGCCTCGGCGCGCTGGAAAAGGCGCTGCCGGTTATCGAAGATCAACCCGATCCGGCGCGCATCAAAGCGATTACCGAACGCACTTCGCGGAATCTCCTAGGCCTCTGA